The following coding sequences lie in one Prosthecobacter vanneervenii genomic window:
- a CDS encoding methyltransferase, with protein MLNLPVSILSLVCLVVYGFAVPRLFRPSGSSRGLFTRLKLTITLLFMGLPLWVLAHTMFYRAEVWCQIAAVVMGFASLTLFFWSYRQHGTQVPGRVFSPDVPARIITSGPYARVRHPIYSAYLLFMLGLVVGAQSAEAAVLWLLLAVTYRRAARQEDELLSGSAHADFYRRYMQQSGRLLPWNVWRKRVV; from the coding sequence GTGCTGAATCTTCCCGTTTCCATCCTCAGCCTCGTGTGTCTCGTGGTTTATGGCTTTGCGGTGCCCAGGCTCTTCCGGCCTTCGGGCAGTAGCAGGGGGCTTTTCACGCGGCTCAAGCTGACCATCACTTTGCTCTTCATGGGCCTGCCGCTCTGGGTTTTGGCGCACACCATGTTTTACCGCGCAGAGGTGTGGTGCCAGATCGCCGCCGTGGTGATGGGCTTCGCCAGCCTGACGTTGTTTTTCTGGTCTTACCGCCAGCACGGCACGCAGGTGCCGGGGCGTGTTTTCAGTCCGGATGTGCCTGCCAGGATCATCACCAGCGGCCCCTACGCACGTGTGCGGCATCCCATTTATTCGGCATATTTGCTCTTCATGCTGGGGCTGGTGGTGGGCGCGCAGAGTGCCGAGGCGGCGGTGCTTTGGCTGCTGCTGGCCGTGACCTATCGCCGGGCCGCGCGGCAGGAAGACGAGTTGCTTTCCGGCTCTGCGCATGCGGACTTCTACCGCCGCTACATGCAGCAGTCCGGCAGACTTCTGCCATGGAATGTCTGGCGGAAGCGGGTGGTGTGA
- a CDS encoding efflux transporter outer membrane subunit, with protein MTMHFRSLLPVLLLSSCSVGPDFKLPEVLMPSKWKNGGSQVSTADIPVPGEWWKLFGSSELNKLVDNAMTNNQQLRGALARVETARALVGVQQASWFPTLNMRDGMQYERLSQSSFGANLPPGVTLPKLQRRRYQSLLEESWEVDIWGRVRRAVEGSKAAQFGALETVSAQRLTIAAEVARLYFLAHSLDLQIDVVISTQNWREEALKLQESRFKGGLANEMDVARAKTELELARNDLAALERQRGNAENALAVICGEIPSNFKLAKKSSMPQPPRVPGGLPGTLLQRRPDIRAAEQKMREANAKIGVAKASFYPAFSVNGSGGLESIGTFAFFDQRSRIMTIGPSMTLPIFQGGKLRANLASAKAGYEETLNNYKQTILVALQEVEDSMLDASAYDKQSKALDAAIAAAQETQRLAELRYQKGLASYFEVVDANRTVLNAKLLAAQVQGQRLMASVAMLKALGGGWK; from the coding sequence ATGACCATGCATTTTCGTTCATTGCTTCCGGTTCTGCTGTTATCCTCCTGCAGCGTCGGGCCGGACTTCAAGCTGCCTGAGGTGCTCATGCCCTCCAAATGGAAAAACGGCGGCAGCCAGGTCAGCACGGCGGACATTCCCGTGCCGGGAGAATGGTGGAAGCTCTTTGGCTCCTCCGAGCTCAACAAGCTGGTGGACAACGCCATGACCAACAACCAGCAGCTGCGCGGCGCCCTGGCCCGCGTGGAGACGGCGCGGGCGCTCGTGGGCGTGCAGCAGGCCAGCTGGTTCCCCACGCTGAACATGCGCGACGGCATGCAGTATGAGCGCCTCTCCCAAAGCTCCTTTGGCGCCAACCTGCCGCCGGGCGTGACGCTGCCCAAGCTGCAGCGCCGCCGCTACCAGAGCCTGCTGGAGGAAAGCTGGGAGGTGGACATCTGGGGCCGTGTGCGCCGTGCGGTGGAAGGATCCAAGGCGGCCCAGTTTGGCGCGCTGGAGACGGTTTCCGCCCAGCGTCTGACCATCGCCGCTGAAGTCGCGCGCCTGTACTTCCTGGCGCATTCTCTGGATCTGCAGATCGATGTGGTGATCAGCACGCAGAACTGGCGTGAAGAAGCCCTGAAACTGCAGGAGTCCCGCTTCAAGGGCGGCCTGGCCAATGAGATGGATGTGGCCCGTGCCAAGACGGAGCTGGAGCTGGCACGCAACGACCTCGCTGCGCTCGAGCGCCAGCGTGGCAATGCCGAGAACGCCCTGGCGGTCATCTGCGGGGAGATCCCCTCGAATTTCAAGCTGGCCAAAAAATCCAGCATGCCCCAGCCGCCGCGCGTCCCGGGCGGACTGCCCGGCACCCTGCTGCAGCGCCGGCCTGACATCCGCGCGGCAGAGCAGAAAATGCGCGAGGCGAATGCCAAGATCGGCGTGGCCAAGGCCTCCTTCTATCCTGCCTTCAGCGTGAACGGCTCCGGCGGTCTGGAAAGCATCGGCACCTTTGCCTTCTTCGACCAGCGCAGCCGCATCATGACGATCGGGCCCAGCATGACGCTGCCCATCTTTCAGGGCGGCAAGCTGAGAGCCAACCTGGCATCTGCCAAGGCAGGCTATGAAGAGACGCTGAACAACTACAAGCAGACCATCCTGGTGGCGCTGCAGGAGGTGGAGGACAGCATGCTGGACGCCAGCGCCTACGACAAGCAGTCCAAGGCTCTGGACGCAGCCATCGCTGCGGCGCAGGAGACGCAGCGCCTGGCTGAACTGCGCTACCAGAAAGGTCTGGCCAGCTACTTTGAAGTGGTGGACGCCAACCGCACCGTGCTCAATGCCAAGCTGCTGGCCGCTCAGGTGCAGGGCCAGCGCCTGATGGCCAGCGTGGCCATGCTCAAGGCGCTGGGTGGTGGCTGGAAGTGA
- a CDS encoding efflux RND transporter periplasmic adaptor subunit produces MKTHGLLLPLIAACGIAYTGISIARTQPRRELTQPPSPAPRSAFATTVAAVGLVEPRSENIAVGSHRPGIVERVLVRAGDVVKAGAPLAVLDQRELNSQLAAARAREAESQAQVTVADATLAEARDLLRFLENIRDTRAISEEQTTGRRRTVDIAAARALAARASLESARAAVEIAQTEIDRSTIRAPIDATVLRVNLRPGETVTTQPVADPYFILGDVAELHVRVDVDEHEAWRLKAGSLAQARVRGNAAQSCDLAFLRFEPYVIPKRSLTGAATERVDTRVLQVIYRLQNHAAVTLYPGQQVDVFIDADGGERIQ; encoded by the coding sequence ATGAAAACCCACGGACTCCTGCTGCCTCTCATCGCAGCCTGCGGCATCGCCTACACTGGCATCTCCATCGCCCGCACGCAGCCGCGTCGCGAGCTGACGCAGCCGCCTTCACCTGCGCCGCGCTCGGCCTTTGCCACCACCGTCGCCGCAGTCGGCCTGGTGGAGCCGCGCTCGGAAAACATCGCCGTGGGCAGCCACCGCCCCGGCATTGTGGAGCGCGTGCTGGTAAGGGCGGGAGACGTGGTCAAAGCGGGCGCACCGCTGGCCGTGCTGGATCAGCGCGAGCTCAACTCCCAGCTGGCCGCTGCCCGTGCCAGGGAGGCCGAGTCGCAGGCGCAGGTCACTGTCGCGGATGCCACACTGGCAGAGGCCCGGGATCTGCTGCGCTTCCTTGAAAACATCCGCGACACCCGCGCCATCAGCGAAGAGCAGACGACTGGTCGCAGACGCACCGTGGACATCGCCGCCGCGCGCGCTTTGGCGGCACGCGCCAGCCTGGAGTCAGCCAGGGCTGCCGTCGAAATCGCTCAGACTGAGATCGACCGCAGCACCATCCGCGCTCCGATCGATGCCACCGTGCTCCGCGTGAATCTGCGCCCGGGGGAAACCGTGACCACGCAGCCGGTGGCAGATCCCTATTTCATCTTGGGAGATGTGGCGGAGCTGCATGTGCGCGTGGATGTGGATGAGCATGAGGCCTGGAGGCTCAAAGCCGGCAGCCTTGCCCAGGCGCGTGTGCGTGGCAATGCGGCGCAATCCTGCGATCTGGCCTTCCTGCGCTTTGAGCCCTACGTCATCCCCAAGCGCTCCCTCACCGGTGCCGCGACGGAGCGTGTGGACACCCGCGTCCTGCAGGTGATCTATCGTTTGCAGAATCATGCCGCTGTGACTTTATACCCCGGCCAGCAGGTGGATGTGTTTATTGATGCCGACGGTGGCGAGCGTATCCAGTAA
- a CDS encoding ABC transporter ATP-binding protein has product MTSIPSIAVQCQSVRRSFGSGDARVEVLRGVDFDALHGEMTFLVGPSGCGKTTLISIIAGLLDTSAGEVALFGKSLAGMSPRDQILFRRSHIGFVFQQYNLLPSLTAAENAAVPLLAAGLKRREAVARATAMLERLGIGDRASALPRVLSGGQQQRVALARALVHEPRLIICDEPTAALDHKSGESVMELLATAAVHPERAVVVVTHDNRVFHFASRISHMNDGIITHTTTH; this is encoded by the coding sequence ATGACATCCATCCCGTCCATCGCTGTACAGTGTCAATCCGTCCGCCGCAGCTTCGGCAGCGGGGATGCCCGTGTGGAAGTGCTGCGAGGAGTCGATTTTGACGCCCTCCACGGGGAGATGACTTTTCTGGTGGGCCCCAGCGGCTGCGGCAAGACCACGCTCATCTCCATCATCGCCGGTTTGCTGGACACCAGCGCTGGGGAGGTGGCTCTGTTTGGCAAAAGCCTGGCAGGCATGAGCCCACGCGACCAGATCCTCTTTCGCCGCAGCCATATCGGCTTCGTCTTTCAGCAGTACAACCTGCTGCCCTCGCTCACGGCGGCGGAAAACGCTGCGGTGCCTCTGCTGGCGGCGGGCTTGAAACGGCGGGAAGCCGTCGCCAGGGCCACGGCCATGCTGGAGCGTCTCGGCATCGGAGACAGGGCGTCCGCGCTGCCACGCGTTCTCTCCGGCGGCCAGCAGCAGCGCGTGGCCCTTGCACGCGCGCTCGTGCATGAGCCGCGCCTCATCATCTGCGACGAGCCCACCGCTGCGCTCGACCACAAGTCGGGCGAGTCCGTCATGGAACTCCTCGCCACCGCAGCCGTGCACCCGGAGCGCGCCGTCGTCGTCGTGACGCATGACAACCGGGTCTTCCACTTTGCCAGCCGCATCTCCCACATGAACGACGGCATCATCACCCACACCACCACGCACTGA
- a CDS encoding ABC transporter permease, with the protein MNFVAFRMLIGDRAKYIGLIFAVAFSTFLLQNQISIFAGIMKNTGHRVIDITDADVWVMDPQTRYFDENKALKDTDLTRVRGVPGVDYAVRLFKGNPVARTSTGRFATCVALGLDDATLAGAPRHMILGSWEALRHPHQIVIDKAGYLMLYPGEPLELGRELELNDQRVEIAGISDALPGFVSLPIIHARYSEALNFQGQQRLQLSFVLARAQAGLSPEELALRIQEATGLKARTTWQFAWDCVVYYLQNTGIPVNFGITIAVATLVGLVVTGQTFYLFTVENLKQFGALKAIGVTNLRLLGMILLQAVVVWFVGYGFGSALAATFFNITLKVIATRHITLLWQSAAGVGVFMLIVVLLASAAGLRRVLKLQPAEVFRS; encoded by the coding sequence ATGAACTTCGTCGCTTTCCGCATGCTGATCGGTGACCGGGCCAAATACATCGGCCTCATCTTCGCCGTCGCGTTCTCGACCTTCCTCCTGCAGAACCAGATTTCCATTTTTGCCGGCATCATGAAAAACACCGGTCACCGGGTCATCGACATCACCGATGCGGACGTGTGGGTGATGGATCCGCAGACGCGTTACTTTGACGAAAACAAGGCGCTCAAAGACACCGATCTCACCCGCGTGCGGGGTGTGCCCGGAGTAGACTATGCGGTGCGGCTTTTCAAAGGCAATCCGGTCGCCCGCACCAGCACAGGCCGCTTTGCCACCTGCGTGGCGCTGGGGCTGGATGACGCCACACTGGCCGGTGCTCCGCGCCACATGATCCTCGGCTCGTGGGAGGCGCTGCGCCACCCGCATCAAATCGTGATCGACAAGGCCGGTTACCTCATGCTCTACCCCGGCGAGCCGCTGGAGCTGGGGCGCGAGCTGGAGCTCAACGACCAGCGTGTCGAGATCGCCGGCATTTCAGATGCGCTGCCTGGATTCGTCTCTCTGCCCATCATTCACGCCCGCTACAGCGAAGCGCTGAACTTTCAGGGACAGCAGCGGCTGCAGCTCTCCTTTGTGCTGGCACGTGCACAGGCCGGGCTCTCACCCGAGGAGCTGGCCCTGCGCATCCAGGAGGCCACCGGGCTCAAGGCGCGCACCACCTGGCAGTTTGCGTGGGACTGTGTGGTCTACTACCTGCAAAACACCGGCATCCCGGTCAATTTTGGCATCACCATCGCGGTGGCCACTCTGGTGGGCCTGGTGGTTACCGGGCAGACGTTCTACCTTTTTACCGTCGAAAACTTGAAGCAGTTTGGCGCTCTGAAAGCCATAGGCGTCACCAACCTGAGACTGCTCGGCATGATCCTGTTGCAGGCGGTGGTGGTCTGGTTTGTGGGCTATGGTTTTGGCAGCGCCCTGGCGGCGACTTTCTTCAACATCACGCTCAAGGTCATCGCCACACGGCACATCACGCTGCTGTGGCAAAGCGCCGCGGGCGTCGGCGTGTTCATGCTCATTGTCGTCCTGCTGGCCAGTGCGGCCGGATTGCGTCGCGTCCTCAAACTTCAACCTGCGGAGGTTTTCCGTTCATGA
- a CDS encoding TetR/AcrR family transcriptional regulator, which yields MSILATPTRKEREFQAREELILTHARRLLLEKGFQAWNMDQLAEAVEYSKGTLYQHFTSKEDLVLAVATDALRMRADLFEKAAQFKGLSRERCRAIGFACCEFAFNHPDYFHVEMMLKSASFWEKASEARRQAHAFQAARTWRVLNNIVVQAMALGDIPGGRVTPEQATFALVSVTVGSHVMTQEPMLRVQAGITDPMSSVRLNQDLVCDGLGWKPLLHEHDYASTDKSIVKELFPSALAWLPSE from the coding sequence ATGAGCATTTTGGCCACACCTACGCGCAAAGAGCGGGAGTTTCAGGCTCGCGAAGAGCTGATCCTCACGCATGCCCGCCGGCTGCTGCTCGAAAAAGGCTTTCAGGCTTGGAACATGGATCAGCTGGCGGAGGCGGTCGAGTACTCCAAAGGTACGCTCTACCAGCATTTCACCTCCAAGGAAGACCTGGTGCTGGCTGTGGCGACCGATGCGCTGCGCATGCGCGCCGATCTCTTTGAGAAGGCCGCGCAGTTCAAGGGCCTGTCACGCGAGCGCTGCCGCGCCATAGGCTTTGCCTGCTGTGAGTTTGCCTTCAACCACCCCGATTATTTCCACGTCGAGATGATGCTCAAATCCGCGTCCTTCTGGGAGAAAGCCAGCGAGGCGCGCAGGCAAGCCCACGCCTTTCAGGCCGCGCGGACCTGGCGTGTGCTCAACAACATCGTCGTGCAGGCCATGGCCCTGGGAGACATTCCGGGCGGCCGCGTCACGCCTGAGCAGGCCACCTTTGCGCTGGTGTCCGTCACTGTCGGAAGCCATGTCATGACCCAGGAGCCGATGCTGCGTGTGCAGGCAGGCATCACCGATCCCATGAGTTCCGTGCGGCTCAATCAGGATCTCGTCTGCGACGGCCTGGGGTGGAAGCCGCTCCTGCATGAGCATGACTATGCCAGCACGGACAAGAGCATCGTGAAGGAGCTGTTTCCCAGCGCTCTGGCCTGGCTGCCCAGCGAGTAA
- a CDS encoding sulfatase family protein: MRHLLLCCLALTTLAAAADKPLNIVFLFADDWGRYASIYAEHEKFPSPNQVVKTPNIDRIAREGALFSRAYVNAPSCTPCRSALLSGRYFFNCGRAAILNGAVWDPAIPSYPLLLKDQGYHLGKSFKVWSPGEPADAPYGGQQFAYQKSGGRCNQFSEEVTKMVDSGVPLDAAKQQIYDEVRGNFSSFLAARPQGAPFVFWHGPTNVHRKWVKGSGQALWGINPDDLKGKLPKHLPDVPEFREDFGSYLGEIQAFDAQVGVIIKRLEEAGEYDNTVIVISGDHGAPGFPGGKCNLYDFGVNVTLAIRWPGQPGGRYIEDFVNLMDLAPTFMEIGGAKIPDGVNGKSLVSLMKSGKSGRIEKERDYVITGRERHVSVAREGNLPYPQRALRKDGFLYIHNFKPERTPMGDAKTLTDSFTPSQDELENETGVAFPDMDSSPAKAWLIQHRHDSQYQWYFDYAFAKRPEEELYDLSKDPDSTINVAAEPAYAEVKNKMAAELLAKLKAVGDPRVTADPVPFENPPYTLDTKTGHPGKGKKGKGKAKAKAE; this comes from the coding sequence ATGCGCCACCTTCTCCTCTGCTGCCTTGCCCTGACCACCCTCGCCGCTGCTGCGGACAAGCCGCTGAACATTGTCTTCCTGTTTGCCGACGACTGGGGCCGCTACGCCAGCATCTACGCCGAGCACGAGAAATTCCCCTCGCCCAATCAGGTGGTGAAGACGCCCAACATCGACCGCATCGCCCGCGAGGGGGCGCTCTTCAGCCGGGCGTATGTGAATGCGCCGAGCTGCACGCCGTGCCGCAGCGCGCTGCTTTCAGGCCGCTATTTCTTCAACTGCGGCCGCGCCGCCATTCTCAATGGTGCGGTGTGGGATCCCGCCATCCCCAGCTACCCGCTGCTGCTCAAAGACCAGGGCTACCACCTCGGCAAATCCTTCAAAGTCTGGAGCCCCGGAGAGCCCGCCGACGCGCCCTACGGCGGACAGCAGTTCGCGTATCAGAAGAGCGGCGGCCGCTGCAATCAGTTCTCCGAGGAGGTGACGAAGATGGTGGACAGCGGCGTGCCACTGGATGCCGCCAAGCAGCAGATCTACGACGAGGTGCGCGGAAACTTCAGCAGCTTCCTTGCCGCGCGTCCGCAGGGTGCGCCCTTCGTCTTCTGGCATGGCCCCACCAATGTGCACCGCAAGTGGGTCAAAGGCAGCGGCCAGGCCCTCTGGGGCATCAATCCCGACGACCTCAAAGGCAAGCTGCCCAAACACCTGCCCGACGTCCCCGAGTTCCGCGAAGACTTCGGCAGCTACCTCGGCGAGATCCAGGCCTTTGACGCGCAGGTCGGTGTCATCATCAAACGACTCGAAGAAGCCGGTGAATACGACAACACCGTCATCGTCATCAGCGGAGATCACGGCGCGCCCGGATTCCCCGGCGGCAAGTGCAACCTCTACGACTTCGGCGTGAATGTGACCCTGGCTATCCGCTGGCCCGGCCAGCCGGGAGGGCGCTATATCGAGGACTTTGTGAATCTCATGGACCTAGCGCCTACCTTCATGGAGATCGGCGGGGCAAAGATCCCTGACGGCGTGAATGGCAAGAGCCTTGTGAGCTTGATGAAGTCCGGCAAATCCGGCCGCATCGAAAAAGAGCGCGATTACGTGATCACCGGCCGCGAACGCCATGTGAGCGTGGCCCGTGAGGGCAATCTCCCCTACCCCCAGCGTGCGCTGCGCAAGGACGGCTTCCTCTACATCCACAACTTCAAGCCTGAGCGCACTCCCATGGGCGACGCCAAGACGCTGACCGACAGCTTTACCCCATCACAGGACGAGCTGGAAAACGAAACCGGGGTGGCCTTCCCTGACATGGACTCCTCACCCGCCAAAGCCTGGCTCATCCAGCACCGCCACGACTCGCAGTATCAGTGGTACTTTGACTACGCCTTTGCCAAGCGCCCTGAGGAGGAGCTCTACGACCTGAGCAAAGACCCCGACTCCACCATCAATGTGGCCGCAGAGCCCGCCTACGCCGAGGTAAAAAACAAGATGGCTGCCGAACTGCTGGCCAAGCTCAAAGCCGTGGGCGATCCACGTGTCACGGCTGATCCCGTCCCCTTTGAAAACCCGCCTTACACGCTGGACACCAAAACCGGCCACCCAGGCAAGGGCAAGAAGGGCAAAGGGAAGGCGAAAGCCAAGGCAGAGTGA
- the ruvC gene encoding crossover junction endodeoxyribonuclease RuvC — MARSPGTADASTAPQAVERVLAIDPALRKTGWAVVESVGGTLRAIEWGVIHNKPPLLPSGCLVAIRTGLSDVISRHAPTVCAIETTIYVQSFKTAIVLGTARGACLIAAAEHGLPIYEYAPREIKQAAVGRGAAQKDQVAFMIRAQLRLRETPEPDAADALAAAITHFQNASAARVTERETRRV, encoded by the coding sequence ATGGCCCGCAGCCCCGGCACTGCAGACGCCTCCACCGCCCCGCAGGCCGTGGAGCGGGTGCTCGCCATCGACCCCGCCCTGCGCAAGACCGGCTGGGCCGTGGTGGAAAGCGTGGGCGGCACCCTGCGCGCCATCGAGTGGGGCGTCATCCACAACAAGCCCCCGCTCCTGCCCTCAGGCTGCCTCGTGGCCATCCGCACCGGGCTGAGCGATGTCATCTCCCGTCACGCGCCCACCGTGTGTGCCATCGAGACCACCATCTACGTGCAGAGCTTCAAGACGGCCATCGTGCTCGGCACCGCTCGCGGGGCCTGCCTCATCGCCGCAGCAGAGCACGGCCTGCCCATCTACGAATACGCTCCGCGAGAGATCAAACAGGCCGCCGTAGGCCGTGGTGCTGCGCAGAAAGATCAGGTGGCCTTCATGATTCGCGCCCAGCTCCGCCTGCGCGAGACCCCCGAGCCCGACGCCGCCGACGCCCTCGCCGCAGCCATCACCCACTTCCAAAACGCCTCTGCTGCCAGGGTGACAGAGCGTGAGACGAGGAGGGTGTAG
- a CDS encoding DoxX family protein, whose amino-acid sequence MLEYTGGNPAAAQAPLSSFFQTAAILRIGTGLLLMTRYGLGAAQDAYHFFWQEKSWDWVPAFHQAGMPYAHLLAPVVAVLVFGVALSWIIGFLTRLFALLFLPVVITTLVVLQHAGSPKVEAAWLYLIITATLLLFGSGSVSVDQLFRLGQGGGMKKRR is encoded by the coding sequence ATGCTCGAATACACCGGCGGCAATCCAGCCGCGGCGCAAGCCCCCCTCAGCTCCTTTTTCCAAACCGCCGCCATCCTCCGCATCGGCACCGGATTGCTGCTCATGACGCGCTATGGCCTCGGTGCCGCGCAGGATGCCTACCACTTCTTCTGGCAGGAGAAGAGCTGGGACTGGGTGCCCGCCTTTCATCAGGCCGGCATGCCCTACGCCCACCTGCTAGCGCCCGTGGTGGCCGTGCTGGTCTTTGGCGTGGCGCTCAGCTGGATCATCGGCTTCCTCACGCGGCTCTTTGCGCTGCTTTTCCTGCCGGTGGTCATCACCACACTGGTGGTGCTGCAGCATGCCGGCTCTCCCAAGGTGGAGGCCGCCTGGCTCTACCTCATCATCACCGCCACGCTGCTGCTCTTTGGCTCGGGCTCCGTCTCGGTGGATCAACTCTTCCGCCTCGGCCAGGGTGGCGGCATGAAAAAGCGCCGCTGA
- a CDS encoding polysaccharide biosynthesis/export family protein codes for MMRVSSALFLASASLVLCSCTLLTDLMPDLKVPMPKLPKLSLPSMRTVAKLIPGMPDKDSVDANDPEVPFNTRHSIGYGHTLRLEVYEGTRSPDRIYSGITMVNSDGLLPLGETGTARVGGLHLPEAADAIAMVFRLAGRNTREIMVQIISVENTPVVYLNGDVREREFIPAFKDMTVRQAVTVTGGRKPGSTNRGVYISRRGQRHFFTSLESADRKWEPQAGDIITLSTDI; via the coding sequence ATGATGCGCGTCTCTTCAGCACTTTTCCTTGCCAGCGCCAGCCTCGTGCTCTGCTCCTGCACCCTGCTCACGGACCTCATGCCGGACCTGAAAGTGCCCATGCCCAAGCTGCCAAAGCTCAGCCTGCCCAGCATGCGCACCGTGGCCAAGCTCATCCCCGGCATGCCTGACAAGGACAGCGTGGACGCCAATGACCCCGAGGTGCCCTTCAACACCCGCCACAGCATCGGCTATGGACACACCCTGCGCCTGGAGGTGTATGAAGGCACCCGCAGCCCTGACCGCATCTACAGCGGCATCACCATGGTGAACAGCGACGGCCTCCTGCCCTTGGGCGAGACCGGCACCGCACGCGTCGGCGGCCTGCACCTGCCGGAGGCGGCAGACGCCATCGCCATGGTCTTCCGCCTGGCCGGTCGGAACACCCGCGAGATCATGGTGCAGATCATCTCCGTGGAAAACACCCCCGTCGTCTATCTCAATGGCGACGTGCGCGAGCGCGAGTTCATCCCCGCCTTCAAAGACATGACCGTCAGGCAGGCCGTCACCGTTACCGGAGGCCGCAAGCCAGGCTCTACCAATCGCGGCGTGTACATCTCCCGCCGTGGGCAGCGCCATTTCTTCACCTCGCTGGAATCTGCGGACCGCAAATGGGAGCCGCAGGCCGGCGACATCATCACCCTTTCCACAGACATCTGA
- a CDS encoding serine/threonine-protein kinase, with product MNERYELLSRIAEGGLGTVFRARDRHSGHEVAVKRTRADQADPAAVQALLKEGLLQSALHHPGIATVLDSGTDAGGAFLVLELLPGEPLEDALARAPLAAADFDALVRQSLAAVACMHAQGLLHLDLKPGNLMLQRLPAGGLQVKLIDFGLATPMASASAAPAPAGLPGSVFFMAPEQFRKEPLDARTDLYSLGCTFYYALTQRHPFEGELSPQVMVAHLHHRTQPLAALRPDLPPHTTRWVEWLIRRQPAQRPASAAAALQVYEAGAEGVVPPEE from the coding sequence ATGAACGAACGCTATGAGCTGCTGTCCCGCATCGCCGAAGGCGGTCTGGGCACTGTCTTCAGGGCACGGGACCGCCACAGCGGCCATGAGGTGGCGGTGAAGCGCACCCGTGCTGACCAGGCGGACCCCGCCGCCGTGCAGGCGCTGCTCAAGGAAGGGCTGCTGCAGTCTGCGCTGCACCACCCGGGCATCGCCACGGTGCTGGACTCCGGCACCGATGCCGGCGGTGCCTTCCTCGTGCTGGAGCTGCTGCCCGGAGAGCCGCTGGAAGACGCCCTGGCACGTGCGCCGCTGGCAGCGGCAGACTTTGACGCCCTGGTGCGGCAGTCGCTGGCTGCCGTGGCCTGCATGCACGCACAGGGCCTGCTTCATCTGGATCTGAAACCGGGGAACCTCATGCTGCAGCGCCTGCCTGCTGGCGGCCTGCAGGTGAAGCTCATCGACTTTGGGCTGGCCACGCCCATGGCATCCGCGTCCGCCGCGCCTGCGCCCGCAGGCCTGCCCGGCAGCGTCTTCTTCATGGCGCCGGAGCAGTTTCGCAAAGAGCCGCTGGATGCGCGCACGGATCTCTACTCCCTCGGCTGCACCTTTTACTACGCGCTGACACAGCGGCATCCCTTTGAGGGAGAGCTCTCCCCGCAGGTGATGGTGGCGCACCTGCACCACCGCACGCAGCCGCTGGCCGCCCTGCGCCCGGATCTGCCCCCGCACACCACCCGCTGGGTGGAGTGGCTGATCCGCCGCCAGCCCGCGCAGCGCCCGGCCTCCGCCGCCGCTGCACTGCAAGTGTATGAAGCTGGTGCAGAGGGCGTGGTGCCGCCGGAGGAGTGA
- a CDS encoding ABC transporter ATP-binding protein: MPLLSVQDLKIHFPVRGGWLGRATDVIKAVDKVSFDVEEGCTVGLVGESGSGKSTVARALLKLTPATSGSVTYLGRDILPMTEAEFRPLRKDMQMVFQDPIGSLNPRMTVESILGEPLEIHAKEMNREARREVSAGLLKKVGLPEDALHRYPHEFSGGQRQRIGIARALAVKPRFLICDEPVSALDVSVQAQILNLLKDIQAELDLTLLFIAHDLAVVRHMSDHIVVMHHGKVVEQGDADELCENPRHDYTRKLLDAVPELI, from the coding sequence ATGCCGCTCCTCAGCGTTCAAGACCTCAAAATTCACTTCCCCGTACGCGGCGGCTGGCTGGGCCGTGCCACCGATGTCATCAAGGCGGTGGACAAGGTCAGCTTTGATGTCGAGGAGGGCTGCACCGTGGGCCTCGTGGGGGAAAGCGGCAGCGGCAAGTCCACCGTGGCCCGCGCCCTGCTCAAGCTCACGCCCGCGACCTCCGGCAGCGTGACCTATCTGGGGCGCGACATCCTGCCCATGACCGAGGCGGAATTTCGCCCGCTGCGCAAGGACATGCAGATGGTGTTTCAGGACCCCATCGGCTCGCTGAACCCGCGCATGACGGTGGAGTCCATCCTGGGCGAGCCGCTGGAGATTCACGCCAAGGAAATGAACCGTGAGGCACGCCGCGAAGTCTCCGCCGGTCTGCTGAAAAAAGTGGGCCTGCCCGAGGATGCCCTGCACCGCTACCCACATGAGTTCAGCGGCGGCCAGAGGCAGCGCATCGGCATCGCGCGTGCATTGGCCGTGAAGCCGCGCTTCCTCATCTGCGACGAGCCCGTGAGCGCGCTGGATGTCAGCGTGCAGGCGCAGATCCTGAACCTGCTCAAAGACATCCAGGCAGAGCTGGACCTCACGCTCCTCTTCATCGCGCATGACCTCGCCGTCGTGCGCCACATGAGCGACCACATCGTGGTCATGCACCACGGCAAGGTGGTGGAGCAGGGAGATGCGGACGAGCTCTGCGAAAACCCACGCCACGACTACACCCGCAAGCTGCTCGATGCAGTGCCCGAACTCATCTAG